The proteins below are encoded in one region of Apium graveolens cultivar Ventura chromosome 4, ASM990537v1, whole genome shotgun sequence:
- the LOC141717872 gene encoding 3-ketoacyl-CoA synthase 5-like: MSNSSNSVKLKYLKLGFQYFVNHILKIILIPIMASITLQIFRTGYTDIITTISHSLDHLNLFQLLTFTFLIIFFSTLYFMSKPRSVYLVDYACYKPSVELQVPFSTFMEHSKINLKDNPKAVEFQMRIIERAGLGEQTSLPPAIHLIPPNPTMEASRLEAELVIFSAMDSLFQKTGLRPKDIDILIVNCSLFSPTPSLSAMIVNKYKLRSNIRSFNLSGMGCSAGLISIDLARDLLQTHPNSNAVVISTEIITPNYYQGKERAMLLPNCLFRMGSAAIFLSNKRRDGARAKYRLVHVVRTHLGGDDKAYRCVYEEEDPQGKVGISLSKDLMAIAAGALKSNITTLGPLVLPASEQLLFLFSLIGRKIFNLKWKPYIPDFKQAFEHFCIHAGGRAVIDELQKNLQLSAEHVEASRMTLHRFGNTSSSSLWYELSYIEAKGRMKKGDRVWQIAFGSGFKCNSAVWKCNRTVKTTTDGAWNDCIERYPVHIPEIAKL; encoded by the coding sequence ATGTCGAATTCTTCCAACTCAGTAAAGCTCAAGTACTTGAAGCTTGGGTTTCAATACTTTGTCAACCACATTCTCAAAATCATTCTCATTCCAATCATGGCTTCGATTACTCTTCAAATCTTTCGAACCGGCTATACCGATATCATCACCACAATATCTCATTCCCTTGATCACTTAAATCTCTTTCAACTCCTTACCTTCACTTTCCTCATCATTTTCTTCTCCACACTCTACTTCATGTCCAAACCTCGTTCCGTCTACCTCGTAGACTATGCTTGTTACAAACCTTCGGTCGAGTTACAAGTCCCCTTCTCCACCTTTATGGAACATTCCAAAATCAACCTTAAAGACAATCCGAAAGCAGTAGAATTCCAAATGCGTATTATAGAACGTGCAGGACTTGGTGAACAAACTTCATTGCCACCAGCAATCCATCTCATCCCTCCTAATCCCACTATGGAAGCCTCTAGACTCGAAGCAGAGCTCGTTATCTTCTCTGCCATGGATTCTTTGTTTCAAAAGACAGGCCTAAGGCCTAAAGACATCGACATTCTCATCGTTAATTGCAGTTTATTTTCTCCTACTCCATCCCTTTCGGCAATGATTGTGAATAAATACAAGTTGCGAAGTAACATAAGAAGCTTCAATTTGTCTGGTATGGGATGTAGTGCTGGATTGATATCCATTGATTTAGCCAGAGACTTGCTACAAACGCATCCGAATTCAAACGCAGTCGTAATCAGTACTGAAATAATTACTCCTAATTATTACCAAGGCAAAGAGCGTGCCATGCTTCTTCCAAACTGCCTGTTCAGAATGGGCAGTGCGGCTATTTTTTTATCAAACAAAAGGCGTGATGGTGCACGAGCCAAGTACAGATTAGTACATGTAGTCCGAACACATCTAGGAGGCGACGACAAGGCCTACAGGTGTGTTTACGAAGAAGAAGATCCACAAGGCAAAGTAGGGATCAGCTTGTCGAAAGACCTAATGGCAATTGCAGCTGGAGCTCTGAAATCAAACATAACAACTCTTGGACCCCTAGTTCTTCCTGCATCAGAGCAACTACTTTTTCTCTTCTCGCTTATTGGAAGAAAGATATTTAATCTAAAATGGAAGCCATACATTCCTGATTTCAAACAAGCCTTTGAACACTTCTGTATACATGCTGGTGGACGCGCTGTGATTGATGAACTACAGAAGAATCTTCAGCTATCTGCAGAGCATGTGGAAGCTTCTCGAATGACACTGCATCGATTTGGTAACACGTCTTCATCGTCGCTTTGGTATGAACTGAGTTACATAGAAGCGAAAGGCAGGATGAAGAAAGGTGACAGGGTGTGGCAGATTGCATTCGGGAGTGGGTTCAAGTGTAACAGTGCGGTTTGGAAATGCAATCGCactgtaaaaaccacaacagatGGAGCGTGGAATGATTGTATTGAAAGGTATCCGGTTCACATTCCAGAAATCGCGAAGCTGTAA